A single Micromonospora sp. CCTCC AA 2012012 DNA region contains:
- a CDS encoding RimK family alpha-L-glutamate ligase, translating into MPLIPARPDDGRIAVLASRVGADEKRLFEALDRRGVAFDQVDTRRRWFAAGQRDLPWRLVLNREIGQVRAEYAARCLAAAGVDVVNSADATAVCGDKWRTTMALQAAGLPVPRTALGLTPEAALDALDAIGYPALVKPLVGSWGRLVVRLPDRVAAEGVFEYVGALPGPQSHLGYVQELVDKPGRDIRAIMVGGELLGAVYRVGEVWRTNVALGGRTRPCEPSPEITKLSTDAAAAVGADIAGVDLIEDSAGRLLVLEVNHRVEFSGFQAALGDRVDVADRIVEHLLEREPR; encoded by the coding sequence GTGCCATTGATACCAGCGCGCCCCGACGACGGCCGGATCGCCGTGTTGGCCAGCCGGGTCGGCGCGGACGAGAAGCGGCTGTTCGAGGCGCTCGACCGGCGCGGTGTCGCCTTCGACCAGGTCGACACGCGGCGGCGTTGGTTCGCGGCTGGGCAGCGCGACCTGCCCTGGCGGCTCGTGCTGAACCGGGAGATCGGCCAGGTCCGGGCCGAGTACGCGGCCCGCTGCCTCGCCGCGGCCGGCGTCGACGTGGTCAACAGCGCCGACGCGACGGCGGTGTGCGGGGACAAGTGGCGTACCACCATGGCGTTGCAGGCGGCCGGGTTGCCGGTGCCCCGCACCGCGCTCGGCCTCACCCCCGAGGCCGCGCTCGACGCGCTGGACGCCATCGGCTACCCGGCGCTGGTCAAACCGCTGGTCGGGTCCTGGGGCCGGCTCGTGGTCCGGCTACCCGACCGGGTGGCCGCGGAAGGCGTGTTCGAATACGTCGGGGCGCTGCCTGGCCCCCAGTCACACCTCGGGTACGTGCAGGAGCTGGTCGACAAGCCGGGCCGGGACATCCGGGCGATCATGGTCGGCGGTGAGCTGCTGGGCGCCGTCTACCGGGTCGGCGAGGTGTGGCGCACCAACGTGGCGCTCGGCGGGCGGACCCGGCCGTGCGAGCCCTCACCGGAGATCACCAAGCTGTCGACCGACGCCGCCGCCGCGGTCGGCGCCGACATCGCCGGCGTCGACCTGATCGAGGACAGCGCCGGCCGGCTGCTGGTCCTTGAGGTCAACCACCGGGTCGAGTTCTCCGGCTTCCAGGCCGCGCTCGGCGACCGCGTCGACGTCGCGGACCGCATCGTGGAACACCTACTGGAGCGAGAGCCTCGATGA